The Lysobacter luteus genome contains the following window.
AAGGCGTGAACCATTTCATTAGGCAATACATCAAGATGGGCGTATTTGTCGGCGGTGCGAACGTAGAGCTAGTAACAGAGGAAGAGGGTAAGAAGGGAGTGCTCGCCTCCGGGCTAGCTAAGTAAGCCTTGGCGGCAAGCTGCAGTTGTGCACTTGCCGCCAAACAACTCGTTCAAGCCGAACTTGCTTCGTTACACCAAAGCCATGGCAGAAAAATTTTGCCATGGCTTTGGCTCCACTACGCAAGTCGGCTTAACTCAAGTGCTATGCCGCACTCATCGTGACATTAGGGGAAGCATGAGCAACGGGACATTTGGAATTGGGCGTGAGACGAGGATCGTCAGGAGTGGTGCGAGAAGGGTATTTACTCCACATTCGCCCGTGGATGACATCTCGCATTTCTTCGGACGAGAGGAGGAGGCCTCTCGCTTTGTCAGCGTAATAAATACCGAAGGGCAACACGTACTCGTCTTTGGCGATCGGGGCGTAGGCAAGACATCCCTCGCAATCACAACTTGTCGTGTCCTCCTACAACGCGTCATGGGCGGCGGCAAGTACATCGAGAAACGTTGTGACTCCAGCGATACTTTCGAATCCATTGTCCTAAACGTTCTAAGGGCACTTGAGATCGAGCATCAGAACCGAGAGATGACACAAACCACGAATCGAGGCGGAAAAGCGTCCATCAAGATTCCCGTGGCGGGTGCAGAACTGGATTCTCACCGGCAGAATGCAGTCAAAGTGCTGCATCAGGTCAGTCTCTCGTCTCCGTCTTGGGTGGCTGAGCAACTTCAGTCAAAGCCTGGCATCTTTTTGATTGACGAGGTAGATGCAGTTGCTGGCAAAGAAGATCGCAAGAAACTCGCAGAACTCGTAAAATTGTTGAGCGACAACAAGTCACCGCTGAAAGTTGTGCTGGTCGGAATCGCTAGCACGGGATCTGATCTAACCGCGGGCCATCCCTCGGTGCAAAGATGCCTCAAGGAAGTCCAGCTGAAGCGGATGGATGACGATGACATAAAGAAGATCATACGTAACGGCTTCAAGAAGCTCGGCCAAGTTCCGACTGAAGAGGTCGTAACACGCATCACCGACATTAGTGCCGGACTACCGCACTTTACTCACCTGATCTGCCTCAAATGTGCAGAGGCTAGCGTGGTTAGCGGAAACAAGCACATCGGCTCGGAGGTCCTCACTGCGGCGCTAATCGAATCAGTGAAAGATTCAGAAAACGCATTGAAGGATAGCTACACAAACTGCTTGCATAGCTTCAACAAGCCGCTTGAGTATAAAGTCATTG
Protein-coding sequences here:
- a CDS encoding nSTAND1 domain-containing NTPase; amino-acid sequence: MDDISHFFGREEEASRFVSVINTEGQHVLVFGDRGVGKTSLAITTCRVLLQRVMGGGKYIEKRCDSSDTFESIVLNVLRALEIEHQNREMTQTTNRGGKASIKIPVAGAELDSHRQNAVKVLHQVSLSSPSWVAEQLQSKPGIFLIDEVDAVAGKEDRKKLAELVKLLSDNKSPLKVVLVGIASTGSDLTAGHPSVQRCLKEVQLKRMDDDDIKKIIRNGFKKLGQVPTEEVVTRITDISAGLPHFTHLICLKCAEASVVSGNKHIGSEVLTAALIESVKDSENALKDSYTNCLHSFNKPLEYKVIVLGAAQCKGSEFRAYDIRQQLQDRVGLDVEAAIISRRLTAIAAKAGGIIEKCGRGYYRFVDPRMPSFVKLLHGADKQSAA